From Lucilia cuprina isolate Lc7/37 chromosome 4, ASM2204524v1, whole genome shotgun sequence:
ATTTTTACTCTTCGATTTGGTGACAATGCCTTCGGGCCAAGGTGCACGCAAAGAAAGAGGTTTCTTTCTCTTCAACGATCTATTAGTGTTGACGAGCATTAAGAAACGTAGCGGCACTATACGCAAACCTAATACGTAAGTGTATTAGTTAATTAAGTTAAGAAAGCTTTtcaaagttatatttttatttcttcaagCTCCATTTGCCCGGGTACGGTGGCCTCAACATtggatacaaataaatataaattcttaaCAAAGATTTCTCTAGATTGTttggaaattgttaaaagtaaGTTTCTTCGTTATTCGAGTTATTATAGAAtgtattattaacaaatatttcttcACTCCCAGCAAAAGATGAAAATGTTAAACGTATAATgactgaaattgaaaatttggcTGATGATTGCAATAAATTGCAACAGATCAGCGATATAACCGCCACTCTTAAATGTCCTCATCAGTATTTGGAAGATGTTATTAGAGAATTGCATCGTGATGTACAGCGCCAATTGTCAGAGAGACAAACGAATGATGCTCAATTGAATATGCTCGAATTAGGTGTAAACTCACCGTAAGTTAGACACTTTGTTAACAACAAAATGATTgtattaatcaatgttaaattacTTTACATTTTTAGAAATGGTACTCAGAAATTATGCATAGTTTTTAGTAAGTCTGAAAAGAGAACCCAATGGGAGGAAACATTTAACGAAGCCAAACAAAAATTAGGTAAAtttctcattattttttaaatgtatttatccAGTTCAATTCCTAATtgacatatttatatattacagCCGCCACTTTAGAGAAACATCCCATACCTGAATTTCTAACCTCCATACCGATACGTAAAACTAGAGCTGGTCTCCAATTCACCTGTGCCGCCGCTACTTTAAGTGAAAAACGTGATGTCTGGGTTTGCAACAGTGATGGCTATGTGGGTCAAGTCTGTATTATGTCGCTACATCCTGAACCGAATGTGACCAGTTGTAATGGTGTTTGTAATGCTCGTATTCTCTGCGTTGCTTCTGTACCTGCTTATAATGCTCATAAAGCTTCCATCAAATCCAACTCCTCTAATGAAGAACACTCTGCATCATTGTCATCGGGACAACAGCAGCGTTCTTCTCTACCCCCTAATAGTTATACTCAACAGTTGTTAGATTATCGTAAGAGCATTTCACCCAACTATTCCACACCCAACTCGGCCATTGGTACACCCGAAAAGAAACGAAGTGATAAGACACAAGCTAAAGCTGCATCGGCGACTGCCGATTTGGCGGCGGGAGCAACAACAGCGGCAGCAGCAGCTGGCAATAGTAGTGATATTcaattagatttaaatttaagttcgAGTGATGAAGAGGCTGATCCCAATGCTGCAGCTGCTATTTTGGGTGGTGGAAGTGGTGCATCTATGTCGGCTGGATCTATTGTGGCGCCATGTGAACGAGTACCAAGTCCTGCACCTTCAACACACACTACCGGCTCAACGTCTACGGCCTCGACGGCAATTGTTGGCAGTAGTGGTACTTTATATCATGGTCATCAGGTgagataaattttatgtttttccaaagaatatatttatttaggttATAGACAATAGATTGTGCTAGAGTATGGTCCAAAATCTGGACTACATACATAttggtttataatttatagTGTAAACCGTGAACTGTAACTTGTGATATAAATggcctatagtctgaactataattaTGCTGTTCTGTTCAGggtacaaaaaatgttacagttcagttctagttcagttctagtttagttctagttcagttctagttcagttctatttcagttctagttcagttctagttcagttctagttcagttctagttcagttctagttcagttctagttcagttctagttcagttctagttcagttctagttcagttctagttcagttcacaATCAGTCCAGAATGTAGTACACCCACCTATATCATTTctaattttccattatttttttttccaggACTCAAATCCTGAAGAAAGTGATGGCAATCAATCAACCATGTGGATTGGTACTGAAGACGGTTGTATACATGTCTACAATAGTACCGACAACATACGCATCAAAAAGAATCGTATTAAAATTGAACATCATTCGGCAGTCTATTCCATACTGTAAGTACAAAGATTATCTGTCGAATTATGCGAAAcaaatgtgaaattttttatttttctcttcttcAAAGGTACCTGGACAATCGTGTATTTGTGGCTTTAGCCAATGGTGATATTTGTGTATATTTACGAGATGGCATAGCCTGGAATACTACTTCATCGCATTGTTTATCGATTGGTACCGTAACAAGTCCCGTAACCAAATTGCTCAATGTTCACGGCAGATTGTGGTGTTCGATACAGGGCATTATTAAGGTTTTGGATATTGATACATTGGCGGTAAGAttcttataataaattatttatttgtatattttttaaatttggcttttaacatttatttttaggtAATTAATCAAATACAAATTTCCTCGGATTCCAAGCCCATAACAAATATGTGTGTTTCCAATAAttatgtatggatatcaatacaaaattcagctcatattaaatgttttcattCCAATACGTGAGTATAAGATTTTAAAGTGCATTTAGGGTCATATGCATAAACTTTTATCAGaggtttaaaaaatcaaattttcacataaaatttgttctataaacctttgataaatattttataaaaaaggcagttattttactatatttaattattaattttctattttgttgcTTTCTTTAGCCATCAATTAATCACTGAAGTTAATTTGGCACAGGCTGTGAATAAAATGCTTTCAAATTGTGATGAAATTATA
This genomic window contains:
- the LOC111675994 gene encoding rho guanine nucleotide exchange factor 17 isoform X2, with amino-acid sequence MTHNRENLRLSLHDLQQTTTAPINSSSSSSSVSQSMSVIANQAITTVANKFTKGGAYQNDKCERLKKMTSITCSDSEDDSERRIQLDGGGGGGGVTNKWNVGGYEGDTRTHIVQEIFRNEQSYVESLQTMVNRYLKVLKSPEHAGIIEARTVDEIFFMVPDILEIHEKFLSELRNRLDNWDTQQKVGDAFMETFSKLEVLEVYTSFVNNCSRAKNAIRNTKHQRPAFAKFLETTAREHKGKLTLDYLLIKPVQKFPNYELLFQRLIKHTDHDHPDQKHLQDVLKLVHDILVHINCKEREILENGQREATLRELEGVIEGITDLIAPDRQFLLFDLVTMPSGQGARKERGFFLFNDLLVLTSIKKRSGTIRKPNTSICPGTVASTLDTNKYKFLTKISLDCLEIVKTKDENVKRIMTEIENLADDCNKLQQISDITATLKCPHQYLEDVIRELHRDVQRQLSERQTNDAQLNMLELGVNSPNGTQKLCIVFSKSEKRTQWEETFNEAKQKLAATLEKHPIPEFLTSIPIRKTRAGLQFTCAAATLSEKRDVWVCNSDGYVGQVCIMSLHPEPNVTSCNGVCNARILCVASVPAYNAHKASIKSNSSNEEHSASLSSGQQQRSSLPPNSYTQQLLDYRKSISPNYSTPNSAIGTPEKKRSDKTQAKAASATADLAAGATTAAAAAGNSSDIQLDLNLSSSDEEADPNAAAAILGGGSGASMSAGSIVAPCERVPSPAPSTHTTGSTSTASTAIVGSSGTLYHGHQDSNPEESDGNQSTMWIGTEDGCIHVYNSTDNIRIKKNRIKIEHHSAVYSILYLDNRVFVALANGDICVYLRDGIAWNTTSSHCLSIGTVTSPVTKLLNVHGRLWCSIQGIIKVLDIDTLAVINQIQISSDSKPITNMCVSNNYVWISIQNSAHIKCFHSNTHQLITEVNLAQAVNKMLSNCDEIIRQHKAACLRVTSLLSCRDLIWIGTSAGVLLTIPAQGYDKGTTNVVPTGIPHGHTGHVRFLTFVETSGTSTANSSTESSSSCKTEAESSSSAGSKSPKPQKDNAQTNQANAGGSAANILIISGGDGYEDFRNSGANSLSEIAGREDSTNHLLIWQI